A region of Paenibacillus thiaminolyticus DNA encodes the following proteins:
- a CDS encoding serine hydrolase domain-containing protein — MQRSYWPTTQWQAADPATLEMDAAKLSELEPVITSEYSNINGIVVARKGYIAFESYYNGYGPDAAHHVASVTKSILSALIGIAIDAGYIQNVDQKVLEFFPEYVPAVADRQKREITIRHLLTMTAPYPFEDWHEPLDKLCKQPDWVTYTLDMMGQKGSIGAFKYSTAGAHLLSAILTRSTGKSAREFANDHLFKPSGMREIPHIEMKSFGFDDLFGKNVKGWVTDPHGHSTGGWGLTLTPRDMARFGALYLNRGMWDNHQIIAETWIDESKAMNPNHYGYLWWLRQEDGVFAYSALGDGGNVICCIPEKDLVVAIASEFSMNPRDRWILIKEGIIPAVLD, encoded by the coding sequence ATGCAAAGAAGCTACTGGCCAACTACACAATGGCAAGCCGCAGACCCGGCAACCTTGGAAATGGACGCTGCCAAGCTGTCAGAGCTTGAACCTGTGATAACATCCGAGTATAGCAATATTAACGGTATTGTCGTTGCAAGAAAAGGATACATTGCTTTTGAAAGTTATTATAATGGGTATGGCCCGGATGCTGCGCACCATGTGGCATCTGTAACGAAAAGCATCCTATCTGCCCTCATTGGCATTGCCATCGATGCGGGATATATTCAAAATGTTGACCAAAAGGTACTCGAGTTTTTTCCCGAATATGTGCCCGCGGTGGCTGACAGGCAGAAGCGGGAAATCACGATACGCCATCTTCTCACGATGACGGCTCCCTATCCATTTGAGGACTGGCATGAACCGCTGGACAAGTTATGCAAGCAACCCGATTGGGTAACGTATACGCTGGATATGATGGGTCAAAAAGGAAGTATCGGAGCTTTCAAATATTCCACCGCAGGGGCGCACCTGCTTTCAGCCATCCTCACTCGCAGCACAGGAAAAAGTGCCCGTGAGTTTGCGAACGACCATTTATTTAAACCAAGCGGCATGAGAGAAATTCCGCATATTGAAATGAAATCTTTCGGCTTTGACGATTTATTCGGGAAAAACGTAAAAGGATGGGTTACGGACCCGCACGGCCACTCCACGGGAGGGTGGGGACTTACATTAACTCCCCGGGATATGGCACGATTTGGTGCCCTTTATTTGAACCGTGGCATGTGGGACAATCACCAGATTATTGCGGAGACATGGATTGACGAATCAAAGGCGATGAACCCTAATCATTACGGTTATCTATGGTGGTTGCGCCAAGAGGACGGAGTTTTTGCCTATTCGGCACTAGGCGATGGCGGTAATGTCATTTGTTGCATTCCTGAAAAAGACCTGGTCGTAGCTATTGCCTCCGAGTTCAGCATGAATCCCCGTGATCGATGGATACTGATTAAGGAAGGCATTATCCCGGCTGTACTGGATTAA
- a CDS encoding MerR family transcriptional regulator, with product MLSIGEFSKICGVSTKTLRYYAEIGLIHPDEINPENGYRYYSIKQLKKMLLINRLKSYYFSLEEIKDILEWEEDQSAEKLRSALNRKRKEVQEKINAFAYALNQMNRDISSVEKGIPMMSHLDTIEVQLVETESINILYMRQMLSSDDYAAGYGMYFSSLYEKIATEKLTLLGAPMTIYHSPEYNPAGNDTEFAIPIVESIKGTRDFPGGLCAKSLLKGSYSELTSVYARLREWVENEGYELVKSPYEVYITDPNQVVPEDMVTEVYFPVKKK from the coding sequence TTGCTGTCGATTGGAGAATTCTCGAAGATATGCGGAGTATCTACCAAAACGCTTCGATATTATGCTGAAATCGGGCTAATCCATCCGGATGAGATTAATCCCGAAAATGGTTACCGATATTATTCCATCAAGCAACTCAAAAAGATGCTTTTAATCAACCGGTTGAAATCTTATTATTTTTCTCTTGAAGAAATTAAAGACATTCTGGAATGGGAAGAGGATCAATCAGCGGAGAAGCTTCGTTCTGCCCTGAATCGCAAGCGAAAAGAAGTACAGGAAAAGATAAATGCTTTCGCATATGCCCTCAATCAAATGAACCGTGATATTTCAAGTGTAGAGAAGGGCATTCCAATGATGTCACACCTTGACACTATTGAGGTACAACTTGTTGAAACCGAGTCAATAAATATCCTGTATATGCGGCAGATGCTGAGCAGTGATGACTATGCGGCCGGATATGGAATGTATTTTAGCAGCCTCTATGAAAAGATTGCGACTGAAAAACTTACCCTGCTTGGCGCACCGATGACGATTTATCACAGCCCGGAATACAATCCTGCCGGCAATGACACCGAGTTTGCTATCCCGATAGTGGAGTCTATAAAGGGGACGAGAGATTTCCCCGGTGGCCTTTGTGCGAAATCTCTGTTAAAGGGTTCATACTCAGAACTGACATCGGTATATGCCAGGCTGAGGGAATGGGTAGAAAATGAAGGCTACGAACTGGTGAAATCACCATATGAAGTGTATATAACCGACCCTAATCAAGTAGTGCCGGAAGATATGGTAACTGAAGTGTATTTTCCCGTAAAGAAAAAATAA
- the spo0A gene encoding sporulation transcription factor Spo0A: MQKIEILLADDNREFTNLLADFLSEQEDMVVTGVAYNGEEVLQFLEQTRAVPDVLILDIIMPHLDGLGVLERLRSMNLSPQPKIIMLTAFGQESITQRAVQLGASYYILKPFDMDILANRIRQLAGVASNPSVGSSNAGSYMTSSKSNVVQLGKTKNLDANITSIIHEIGVPAHIKGYQYLREAITMVYNNIEILGSITKTLYPAIAEKYKTTPSRVERAIRHAIEVAWTRGNIDSISRLFGYTINISKSKPTNSEFIAMVADKLRIEHKVS, encoded by the coding sequence TTGCAAAAGATCGAAATACTGTTAGCGGACGACAACCGAGAATTCACGAACTTATTAGCTGATTTTTTATCAGAACAGGAAGACATGGTTGTCACCGGTGTCGCCTATAATGGCGAGGAGGTGCTTCAATTCCTGGAACAGACGAGAGCGGTGCCAGATGTGCTCATTCTCGATATTATTATGCCTCACCTGGACGGTCTGGGCGTGTTAGAACGTTTACGCAGTATGAATCTGTCTCCGCAACCGAAGATCATCATGCTGACCGCATTCGGGCAGGAGAGCATCACACAGCGTGCCGTGCAGCTGGGCGCGTCCTATTATATCCTGAAGCCGTTCGACATGGATATCCTGGCGAACCGCATTCGGCAGCTGGCGGGGGTCGCATCGAATCCGTCCGTAGGCAGCTCCAATGCCGGCAGCTACATGACCTCCTCGAAGTCGAATGTCGTCCAATTGGGCAAGACCAAGAATTTGGATGCAAATATTACGTCCATCATACATGAAATCGGCGTTCCGGCGCATATTAAAGGATATCAGTACTTGCGCGAAGCGATTACGATGGTGTACAACAACATCGAAATTCTCGGCTCGATCACGAAAACGCTCTATCCGGCCATTGCCGAGAAATACAAAACGACGCCTTCCCGCGTCGAGCGCGCGATTCGCCATGCCATCGAGGTCGCCTGGACCCGCGGCAACATCGACAGCATCAGCCGCCTGTTCGGCTACACGATCAACATCAGCAAGTCGAAGCCCACAAATTCTGAGTTCATCGCGATGGTCGCTGACAAGCTGCGGATTGAGCATAAGGTGAGCTGA
- the spoIVB gene encoding SpoIVB peptidase — MNPNAKRLLGLMLAIIVCLCCTTAPFRTYAALPDHLRLFEGEHKQLNLVMPVHAQATVDRPDILKVNGQSETSFRLSLQKPISLQSSQTGQAELKLKLFGGIPLKTLKVNVVPNLRVVPGGQTIGVKVKSSGILVVGHHLVHVGPERKISPGEEAGVRLGDMIMSMNGTRLNDVTKVADIVRQAGEKKQAIELVIQRGDTEIKTKLKPAYDVEDKTWRLGLYIRDSAAGVGTLTFYAPDQGVYGALGHVITDMDTQTPITVGQGEIVQSNVTSISKSQNGEPGEKRAHFLKESRVLGNIERNTPFGIFGKMTNQPEHSLYKEPIPVAFSEEVQEGPAEMLTVVNGQQVERFKLEVVHVTKQTSPATKGMVIRITDPRLLQKTGGIVQGMSGSPIIQNGKLIGAVTHVFVNDPSSGYGCFIEWMLQDAGVVLSPPPTSSREGSHAA; from the coding sequence TTGAACCCCAACGCAAAACGGCTGCTCGGTCTTATGCTAGCCATTATTGTTTGTTTATGCTGCACCACAGCCCCTTTCCGCACCTACGCGGCTTTGCCTGATCATCTGCGCCTTTTTGAAGGAGAACACAAGCAATTGAATCTGGTTATGCCTGTCCATGCGCAGGCTACCGTGGACCGGCCTGATATTCTGAAGGTCAACGGGCAGAGCGAGACCTCCTTCCGCTTATCGCTGCAGAAGCCGATCTCGCTGCAATCTTCCCAGACCGGGCAGGCTGAATTGAAGCTGAAGCTGTTCGGCGGCATTCCGTTGAAGACGTTGAAGGTCAATGTCGTTCCTAACCTGCGGGTCGTTCCCGGGGGGCAGACGATCGGCGTCAAGGTCAAATCGTCGGGGATTCTCGTCGTCGGACACCATCTTGTTCATGTCGGACCTGAGCGCAAAATATCGCCGGGTGAAGAAGCAGGCGTCCGGTTAGGTGACATGATTATGAGCATGAACGGAACCCGTCTTAACGATGTGACCAAGGTGGCGGATATCGTTCGCCAAGCCGGCGAGAAGAAGCAGGCGATTGAACTGGTCATTCAACGAGGCGACACCGAGATCAAGACGAAGCTGAAGCCGGCTTATGATGTGGAGGACAAGACCTGGCGGCTTGGGTTATATATCCGGGATTCAGCGGCGGGGGTAGGCACGCTTACTTTTTATGCTCCTGATCAAGGAGTGTACGGCGCGCTTGGCCATGTCATTACCGACATGGATACCCAGACGCCCATCACGGTAGGCCAGGGCGAGATTGTTCAGTCCAACGTAACCTCCATTTCCAAAAGTCAAAATGGCGAGCCTGGCGAGAAGCGGGCTCATTTCTTGAAGGAAAGCCGGGTATTGGGCAATATTGAACGCAATACACCGTTTGGCATTTTTGGCAAAATGACGAATCAACCGGAGCACAGTTTGTACAAGGAGCCCATTCCTGTCGCTTTTAGCGAGGAAGTGCAGGAAGGCCCCGCCGAAATGCTTACGGTCGTCAACGGCCAGCAGGTGGAACGATTCAAGCTGGAAGTGGTTCATGTGACGAAGCAGACGTCACCGGCAACCAAAGGGATGGTCATCCGCATTACAGACCCTAGATTGCTGCAAAAGACCGGGGGCATTGTCCAAGGGATGAGCGGAAGTCCCATTATTCAGAATGGCAAGCTCATTGGCGCTGTTACTCACGTATTCGTCAATGATCCGAGCTCCGGATATGGATGCTTTATTGAATGGATGCTGCAGGATGCGGGCGTGGTGCTCTCGCCACCCCCGACCTCCAGCAGAGAAGGCTCACATGCTGCGTGA
- the recN gene encoding DNA repair protein RecN, translating to MLIALSITNLAVIESVQLQFHQGFHVLTGETGAGKSIIIDALGLIGGARGSSEFVRYGCDRAEVEASFDLPADHPAWEAVAKLGIQADAEELLIIRRELTANGKSMCRINGQMVNLTMLREVGELLINIHGQHEHQSLLKVERHLDWLDAYGGEDLAGLKKRYREEFGCFMALQHELNQLKQTSQQAYQMLDLYRFQIEELHNANLQVGEDELLAEEKRKLANAEKLMDHVNHAYERLYGQGAMDAVSVAIAKLEDVMPYDAARFQPMVEQLQTAYYQLEDAAYQLRDYRENIEFNPERLEQIEDRLEQLNGLKRKYGATVEEMIAYGERIQAEADKIEHKDERIAALEKESEERLAKLAKRAQALSDSRRELSGKLTKRIEKQLQHLHMERTRLDVRLERLQDGQGFDVNGVNVRFTKNGWDDAEFLISPNPGEPLRPLHKIASGGELSRIMLALKTIFAEMDRIPVLVFDEVDTGVSGRAAQAIAEKLAEVSRSGQVFAITHLPQVACMADHHYYIEKLVRDERTSTQVTELQEQGRVAELARMLGGVEVTERTLHHAQEMLKLAERQKGA from the coding sequence ATGTTAATCGCATTATCCATTACGAATCTGGCGGTCATTGAATCCGTTCAGCTTCAGTTCCATCAAGGCTTTCACGTGCTGACCGGGGAGACAGGCGCCGGCAAATCGATCATTATCGATGCGCTGGGATTGATCGGGGGAGCCCGCGGTTCCTCGGAATTCGTGCGTTATGGCTGCGATCGGGCGGAAGTGGAGGCATCCTTCGATCTGCCCGCAGACCATCCGGCATGGGAAGCTGTCGCGAAGCTGGGCATTCAGGCCGATGCGGAAGAATTGCTCATCATTCGCCGGGAATTGACGGCTAACGGCAAGAGCATGTGCCGCATCAATGGCCAGATGGTCAATCTGACGATGCTGCGGGAAGTCGGCGAGCTGCTCATCAATATCCACGGCCAGCACGAGCATCAATCTCTGCTCAAGGTAGAGCGTCATTTGGACTGGCTTGATGCATACGGCGGCGAAGATCTGGCTGGGCTCAAGAAGCGCTACCGGGAAGAATTCGGCTGCTTCATGGCGCTGCAGCATGAGCTGAACCAATTGAAGCAGACGAGCCAGCAAGCTTATCAGATGCTTGATCTGTACCGTTTTCAGATTGAGGAGCTCCACAATGCAAACCTCCAGGTAGGCGAAGATGAATTATTGGCGGAAGAAAAGCGCAAACTAGCAAATGCCGAGAAGCTGATGGATCATGTCAATCATGCATATGAGCGATTGTATGGCCAAGGTGCAATGGATGCGGTCAGCGTCGCCATTGCGAAGCTCGAAGACGTTATGCCGTATGATGCGGCGCGGTTCCAGCCCATGGTCGAACAGCTGCAGACCGCTTATTATCAATTGGAGGATGCGGCATATCAGCTGCGCGACTACCGGGAGAACATCGAATTCAATCCGGAACGGCTGGAGCAAATCGAGGATCGGCTGGAGCAGCTGAATGGATTGAAGCGGAAATATGGAGCGACGGTGGAAGAAATGATCGCCTATGGCGAACGGATACAGGCCGAGGCGGATAAAATCGAGCATAAGGATGAACGGATTGCCGCGCTGGAGAAGGAAAGCGAGGAGAGGCTGGCGAAGCTGGCCAAGCGGGCTCAGGCACTGAGCGATTCCCGGCGGGAATTGTCCGGTAAGCTGACGAAGCGAATCGAGAAGCAGCTGCAGCATCTTCATATGGAACGAACCCGTCTCGATGTCCGGCTGGAACGGCTTCAGGATGGACAAGGCTTCGATGTGAACGGGGTGAACGTCCGGTTCACGAAGAACGGATGGGACGATGCGGAATTCCTGATTTCACCGAATCCGGGGGAACCGCTGCGGCCCCTGCATAAGATCGCATCCGGCGGGGAGCTGTCGCGGATTATGTTGGCGTTGAAGACGATATTTGCCGAGATGGATCGCATTCCGGTGCTGGTCTTCGATGAGGTGGATACCGGAGTAAGCGGCCGGGCAGCCCAGGCGATCGCGGAGAAGCTGGCCGAAGTGTCCCGCAGCGGCCAAGTGTTCGCGATTACCCATCTCCCGCAAGTGGCGTGCATGGCGGATCATCATTACTACATAGAGAAGCTCGTGCGGGACGAGCGCACATCGACCCAGGTAACGGAATTGCAGGAACAAGGACGTGTGGCCGAACTGGCTCGCATGCTTGGCGGCGTGGAAGTAACGGAAAGAACCCTGCATCATGCTCAAGAAATGCTGAAGTTGGCTGAACGTCAAAAAGGTGCGTAA
- the ahrC gene encoding transcriptional regulator AhrC/ArgR translates to MKGQRHIKIREIIMNNEIETQDELVDALRSAGYHVTQATVSRDMKELHLIKVPMKDGRYKYSLPVDQRFNPAQKLKRALLDNFISIDSTENLVVIKCLPGTANAIAVLMDSIEWPEIMGTVCGDDTILIICRTKQQSDQVVAQIEEYIS, encoded by the coding sequence ATGAAAGGTCAACGACATATCAAAATTAGGGAAATCATTATGAACAACGAGATCGAAACCCAGGATGAATTAGTCGATGCCTTACGGAGCGCAGGCTACCACGTGACGCAGGCAACCGTGTCCAGGGACATGAAGGAGCTGCATTTGATCAAAGTTCCGATGAAAGACGGGCGGTACAAATATTCGCTGCCGGTTGACCAGCGCTTCAACCCGGCCCAAAAGCTGAAGCGGGCGCTGCTGGATAACTTCATCAGCATCGATAGCACGGAAAATCTGGTCGTGATTAAATGTCTGCCTGGCACGGCAAACGCCATTGCCGTATTGATGGATAGCATCGAGTGGCCAGAGATAATGGGCACCGTCTGCGGAGACGACACGATACTTATCATTTGCCGGACCAAGCAACAAAGCGACCAAGTCGTAGCGCAAATTGAAGAGTATATTTCGTAA
- a CDS encoding DNA-binding protein: MNWQASAVSVHHSGVVIPLSDIWVMGLIFIGVLIWICFGLRTYAHSPEPMEDICLSDRFPEDEEALELVEDAGYELIGGKFCMPLHFTLEDEEIEARIWIDMIVKRDNQWYIVRIARERMKLDWDGSGMKRQWMPYFAAYPESAGLLVVDMLERRVRLIRMDWGEAYVHGE, from the coding sequence ATGAATTGGCAGGCATCGGCGGTGTCTGTCCATCATAGCGGGGTGGTGATTCCATTGAGCGATATATGGGTAATGGGATTGATTTTCATCGGGGTATTGATTTGGATCTGCTTCGGCTTGCGGACGTACGCGCATTCTCCCGAGCCGATGGAGGATATCTGCTTGAGCGATCGGTTTCCTGAGGATGAGGAGGCTCTGGAGCTGGTCGAGGATGCTGGCTATGAGCTCATCGGCGGCAAGTTCTGCATGCCCTTGCACTTCACGTTAGAAGATGAGGAGATCGAGGCCCGCATCTGGATCGACATGATCGTCAAACGCGACAATCAATGGTATATTGTTCGTATCGCACGCGAACGGATGAAGCTCGATTGGGACGGAAGCGGCATGAAGCGGCAATGGATGCCTTACTTCGCCGCCTATCCCGAGAGCGCCGGCCTGCTCGTGGTAGATATGTTGGAACGCAGGGTGCGCCTGATTCGCATGGACTGGGGGGAAGCCTATGTCCACGGCGAATAA
- a CDS encoding TlyA family RNA methyltransferase, which yields MSIPKERIDVLLVEQAYYDSREKAKAAIMAGLVYVNEERIEKAGTKVPRDGTITVKGAVHPYVSRGGLKLEKAIHHFGFSMTDAVMLDIGASTGGFTDCALQHGALYVYAIDVGYNQLDWSLRNDERVHVMERTNFRYTEPEHLQGPAPDTATIDVSFISLKLILPPLQALIGKPGRVIALIKPQFEAGRDKVGKSGVVRDPGTHEQVLREILDFAASLGFRLEGLTYSPITGGEGNIEFLAYWCVPDGGSPEPAASREQIHAVVQEANSVFRSTS from the coding sequence ATGTCCATACCGAAGGAACGGATTGATGTTCTGCTCGTAGAGCAGGCCTATTACGACAGTCGTGAAAAAGCGAAAGCCGCCATTATGGCCGGCTTGGTATATGTGAACGAGGAACGGATTGAGAAGGCGGGGACGAAAGTCCCGCGGGACGGAACGATTACGGTGAAGGGCGCGGTTCATCCTTATGTAAGCCGGGGCGGCTTGAAGCTGGAGAAGGCGATTCACCACTTCGGCTTCTCCATGACGGATGCCGTCATGCTGGATATCGGCGCTTCGACAGGCGGATTCACCGATTGCGCCCTTCAGCACGGGGCTCTTTATGTGTACGCCATCGATGTCGGCTATAACCAGCTTGATTGGTCGCTTCGCAACGACGAGCGGGTTCATGTCATGGAGCGGACCAACTTCCGGTATACGGAGCCAGAGCATCTGCAAGGCCCGGCCCCGGATACGGCGACCATCGATGTATCCTTCATCTCGCTCAAGCTGATTCTGCCGCCGCTTCAGGCGCTTATCGGCAAGCCGGGGCGCGTCATCGCGCTAATCAAGCCTCAATTCGAGGCGGGAAGAGACAAGGTCGGCAAATCTGGCGTCGTCCGCGATCCGGGGACGCATGAGCAGGTGCTGAGGGAGATATTGGACTTTGCCGCATCGTTGGGCTTCCGCCTAGAAGGATTGACGTATTCTCCCATTACGGGAGGAGAAGGCAATATCGAGTTTTTGGCCTATTGGTGCGTGCCGGACGGCGGGTCGCCGGAACCTGCGGCCTCCCGCGAGCAGATTCACGCGGTCGTCCAGGAGGCCAATTCGGTGTTCCGCTCAACCTCTTAA
- the dxs gene encoding 1-deoxy-D-xylulose-5-phosphate synthase, whose product MLLEQINQPSDLKRLTKEELPVLAEEIRQFLIEKLAVTGGHLASNLGVVELTLVLHYLYDSPRDKMIFDVGHQAYVHKILTGRKDRFDSLRQYKGLCGFVKRAESEHDVWEAGHSSTSLSAAMGMALSRDFKGESNKVIAVIGDGALTGGMALEALNHIGHEKKNLMVVLNDNEMSIAPNVGALHNYLCKIRSDRNYLKAKEEVEQLLKKIPAIGGKLAKTAERVKDGFKYLVVSGMLFEEFGLKYFGPVDGHDIDKLIDIFQQASRVNGPVLIHVVTRKGKGYTPAEADSHKWHGISPYKIESGQVLKALGNPMYTEVFGKTLVELAEQDDRVVAVTPAMPGGSGLLGFAERFPSRMIDVGIAEQHAATMCAALAMEGMKPVFAVYSTFLQRAYDQVVHDICRQSANVIFAIDRAGFVGPDGETHQGVYDIAFMRHIPNIVLMMPKDENELRHMLKTALEYDEGPIAVRYPRVNGVGVELDADLIPIPIGTWEMVRPGDHAAVVAIGPMVQVAEEAAEQLRREGIQLRVINARFMKPLDEAMLTLLAREQLPMIVLEEGSVAGGLGSAIMEYYAQHHVFGVKVKPIGVPDCFVEHGSIKEQRQETGLTVEQLVKEVHTMLFAHGDNRMSRA is encoded by the coding sequence GTGCTGCTCGAACAGATTAACCAACCTAGCGATCTGAAGCGGTTGACGAAGGAAGAACTGCCTGTCCTGGCGGAAGAAATTCGACAATTTCTCATTGAAAAGCTGGCGGTGACCGGAGGACATCTGGCATCGAACCTGGGCGTCGTCGAGCTTACGCTTGTCTTGCATTATTTATATGACAGTCCCCGGGACAAAATGATATTCGACGTCGGTCATCAGGCATACGTCCATAAAATATTGACCGGCCGCAAGGACCGGTTCGATTCGCTGCGCCAGTATAAAGGGCTGTGCGGCTTCGTCAAGCGCGCGGAGAGCGAGCATGACGTATGGGAAGCCGGCCATAGCAGCACCTCGCTGTCGGCGGCGATGGGAATGGCGCTTTCCCGGGATTTCAAGGGCGAGAGCAACAAGGTGATCGCGGTCATCGGCGACGGTGCGCTCACTGGCGGCATGGCGCTTGAGGCGCTCAATCACATCGGGCATGAGAAGAAGAATCTGATGGTCGTGTTGAACGACAATGAGATGTCGATTGCCCCGAATGTCGGAGCGCTACATAACTATTTGTGCAAGATTCGCTCCGACCGGAACTATTTAAAGGCGAAGGAAGAAGTCGAGCAGCTGCTCAAAAAGATTCCGGCGATTGGCGGCAAGCTGGCCAAGACGGCGGAACGGGTGAAAGACGGCTTTAAATATTTGGTCGTGTCCGGCATGCTGTTCGAAGAGTTCGGACTGAAATATTTCGGCCCCGTCGACGGGCATGACATTGACAAGCTGATCGATATTTTTCAGCAAGCGAGCCGCGTGAACGGCCCGGTGCTTATTCATGTCGTGACCCGCAAAGGCAAAGGATACACGCCGGCGGAAGCCGATTCGCATAAATGGCACGGCATCTCGCCGTACAAGATTGAATCCGGGCAAGTGCTGAAGGCGTTAGGCAATCCGATGTATACCGAGGTGTTCGGCAAGACGCTCGTCGAGCTGGCGGAGCAGGATGATCGCGTGGTGGCCGTTACGCCTGCCATGCCGGGGGGCTCCGGACTGCTTGGATTCGCTGAGCGCTTCCCGAGCCGCATGATCGATGTCGGCATCGCCGAACAGCATGCCGCCACGATGTGTGCCGCGTTGGCTATGGAAGGGATGAAGCCGGTATTCGCGGTATACTCCACTTTCCTGCAGCGTGCATACGATCAGGTGGTCCATGACATCTGCCGCCAGAGCGCGAACGTAATCTTCGCAATCGATCGCGCCGGGTTCGTCGGACCGGACGGGGAGACGCATCAAGGCGTGTACGATATCGCTTTTATGCGCCATATTCCGAATATCGTGCTGATGATGCCGAAGGACGAAAATGAGCTGCGCCATATGCTGAAGACTGCGCTCGAATACGATGAAGGTCCGATTGCGGTGCGGTACCCCCGCGTGAACGGGGTCGGCGTCGAACTGGATGCCGATCTGATTCCGATTCCGATCGGGACATGGGAAATGGTTCGCCCCGGCGATCATGCCGCTGTCGTCGCGATCGGCCCGATGGTTCAGGTCGCCGAGGAAGCGGCGGAGCAACTGCGGCGCGAAGGCATTCAGCTGCGCGTCATCAATGCGCGCTTCATGAAGCCGCTCGACGAGGCGATGCTGACTCTGCTCGCCAGAGAGCAGCTGCCGATGATCGTGCTGGAGGAGGGCTCCGTGGCAGGCGGCCTGGGCAGCGCCATCATGGAATATTATGCGCAGCATCATGTATTCGGCGTCAAGGTGAAGCCGATTGGGGTTCCCGATTGCTTCGTAGAGCACGGCAGCATCAAGGAGCAGCGCCAGGAGACAGGCCTAACGGTGGAACAGCTGGTGAAGGAAGTCCATACGATGCTCTTCGCTCATGGCGATAACCGGATGAGCCGGGCCTAG
- a CDS encoding polyprenyl synthetase family protein → MSSTEAEERFASYLERHVARIERLLPAQFPAGWQVPAELKESMLYSLMAGGKRLRPLCVVIACESLDGPLEAADPVACAIEMIHTYSLVHDDLPAMDNDDYRRGKPTNHKVFGEALAILAGDALLTHAFYTVAQCARRHGIPAEIALTITEELSFYAGMRGMVGGQTADMLGEQGMTTLDQVEYIHLHKTSDLIVFALRAGAHLAGANEAQLNAMTEFGTKLGLAFQIQDDILDITGEEALLGKPKGSDEKSGKVTYPYFIGLEASKQEVARLTEEAKQAVRQAGFPYPARLYELADYLMARRF, encoded by the coding sequence TTGAGTAGCACTGAAGCAGAAGAACGGTTCGCTTCTTATCTGGAGCGTCACGTCGCGCGGATTGAGCGGCTGCTGCCCGCTCAATTCCCTGCCGGCTGGCAGGTGCCTGCCGAATTGAAGGAATCGATGTTGTATTCACTGATGGCCGGGGGCAAGCGCCTGCGGCCGCTCTGTGTTGTCATCGCATGCGAGAGCCTGGATGGCCCGCTGGAAGCCGCCGATCCGGTTGCCTGCGCCATCGAGATGATACATACCTACTCCCTCGTGCATGATGATCTGCCGGCGATGGATAACGATGATTACCGCCGAGGCAAGCCGACCAACCATAAGGTGTTCGGGGAAGCTCTGGCCATATTGGCGGGCGATGCGCTCCTGACCCATGCCTTCTATACGGTTGCGCAATGCGCGCGCCGTCATGGCATTCCGGCCGAGATCGCCCTGACCATCACCGAGGAGCTGTCCTTCTATGCCGGCATGCGAGGAATGGTGGGCGGCCAGACCGCCGATATGCTGGGCGAACAGGGAATGACGACGCTGGACCAGGTTGAGTATATTCATCTTCACAAGACGAGCGATCTGATCGTGTTCGCGCTCCGCGCAGGCGCCCATCTGGCGGGGGCCAATGAAGCTCAACTGAACGCGATGACCGAATTCGGGACGAAGCTCGGCCTCGCCTTCCAGATTCAGGACGATATTCTGGATATCACCGGCGAGGAAGCGCTGCTCGGCAAGCCGAAGGGAAGCGATGAGAAGAGCGGGAAGGTGACCTACCCGTATTTTATCGGTCTAGAGGCATCGAAGCAGGAGGTCGCCCGGCTGACGGAGGAAGCGAAGCAAGCCGTGCGGCAGGCCGGATTTCCTTATCCGGCGCGCCTGTACGAGCTGGCGGATTATTTGATGGCGCGCCGATTCTGA
- the xseB gene encoding exodeoxyribonuclease VII small subunit — translation MDNQEKATTQEMSFETAMEKLEHIVEQLESGDVPLERAIELFQEGMGLSGLCARKLEQVERKIEVLSEQNGELKRQPFPVEEAGDRIE, via the coding sequence ATGGATAATCAAGAAAAAGCTACCACTCAGGAAATGAGCTTCGAGACGGCAATGGAGAAGCTGGAGCATATCGTCGAGCAGTTGGAGAGCGGAGATGTGCCGCTGGAGCGGGCGATCGAGCTTTTCCAGGAAGGGATGGGCCTGTCCGGTCTATGCGCCCGCAAGCTGGAGCAGGTGGAACGCAAAATCGAGGTCTTGTCGGAGCAGAATGGCGAATTGAAGCGGCAGCCGTTCCCAGTGGAAGAAGCGGGTGATCGGATTGAGTAG